From Bradyrhizobium sp. sBnM-33:
GACCGAGAACGAAATCGCCATGTACCGGGAAGCCGCACGGGATGCCGCGCAGCCGCAGGAAGAGTTGCTGCTGGCCTTTCTCGTGGAACTGGACGACCTAGAAGAGGCGCCGGACCGCGCCTGACATTCACTCAGGTCTCATTTTCGAATGGCCGCAACCACTCCTCTGCAGTCACCTCTGCCGTCCTGTTCCTCACGCCGATCAGATGCCGGAACAACTCAGCCTCGCCGATCATTCTCATCATCAACTGATGCGGAGGGCTTTGGAATGAAAACGCTGGCGCGGCATCGCAACGGCGACGTTTGCCGCGAGCACGAGAAGGACGGCTGCACCAAGGTCGTCCTGAAGCCGTGATGCCATGCCGCGCGTCCTGATCGGCACGTCGGGTTGGCACTACGATTCCTGGCGCGGACCGTTTTTTCCCAAGGGACTGCCGCTCAAGGAGCAATTGAAATTTTACGCCGGTCAATTCCCGACCACCGAATTGAACGGGGTGTTTTACCGGACGCCGACGCCGGAGGCGGTAAAGGGCTGGCGTGCGCAGACAGGAAGCGATTTCGTATTCGCCTGGAAGGCATCCAAGTTCATCACGCATTGGAAGCGGCTCTCGGAGAATTCGGTCAACAGCCTCGAGCTACTCGAAAGCCGGCTCTCCCTGCTCGGCAGGAAGGCGGGGCCGGTGCTGTTTCAGCTACCACCGAATTTCCAGGCCAACGCCGACCGGCTTGCCTCGTTCTTCAAGCTGCTCTCGAGGAAGCGCCGGTACAGCTTCGAATTCAGGCATCCGAGTTGGTACGAGCCCAGCATCACCCGGCTGCTGCGCGAGCAAAACATCTCGCTTTGCATTTCCGACCATCATGACGCGCCGGCACCATGGAAGCGCACCGCCGATTTCGTCTACGTCCGCGGGCATGGGCCCGGCGGCCGCTACAAGGACCACTATGGCGAGGCCGCCCTTGCTGATTGGGCCCGTCGCATCAAGTCCTGGAAAAGGCAGGGCTGCGACGTCTTCGTCTATTTCGACAACGACCAGAAGAGCGCCGCGCCGGCCGATGCCCGGCGCCTGATCGAGCTAATGTGACACGCCTGATCGCGGTAAAGCCCGGGAACCAAGGCGTCGATCTGTCGTTGGCCCTTTGAACTATTTTTCTGGTTATCGGGTTTTCGGATGAGCCATTTCGCCGATCGCCGCAGCAGGTCGCTGTGGATGGACGTTGTGGTCGCCCCCAATGCAGCACCGCTGCAGGGCGACAGGGAATGCGACGTCGTCGTCATTGGCGCTGGCATCGCAGGAATCTCCACCGCATACGAACTCGCGATCGAAGGCTCACGCGTCATGGTGATCGATCGCGGTGATATCGCCGGCGGCATGACGGCGCGAACCACGGCGCATCTCGGCTCACCGTGCGACGATCTGATCTCAGCGATGATCGGAATCCGCGGCGCAGAACTTTCGCGTCTGTTCAATGAAAGCCAGGCGGCTGCGATCGATCGCATCGAGGAGGTGCAGAACAAGGAATCCATCGATTGCGATTTCCGTCGGCTCGACGGCTATCTCTTTCAGGCGCTCAATACCGATTCGAAAATCATCGAGGACGAACTTGAAGCGGCCCGCAAGGTTGGCGTGCCCGCCCATCGGCTGGTCGGCGTCCCCTTCTCTCACTGCGAGCAACAACACGTGTTGCGCTACCCGCGGCAGGGTACGTTTCATCCTCTCAAATATCTCAAGGGGATTGCCGCGATCATCGAAGCGAAGGGCGGGACGTTCCACGCCGGAACGGTGGTCGAGTCCATCGAGGAGCGTGACGATGGCAAGGTGGTCGTCTCAACCGGCGGGGCCAAAGTCGTTGCCGGCGCGGCGGTCGTGGCGACGAACTCACCGATCGTGGATCGATTTGCCCTGCACACCAAGATGGCGCCCTATCGCACCTATGCAATGGCATTCTCGATCCGGAAGGGAACGGTCCCGGACGCGCTGTATTGGGACACGCTAGATCCCTATCATTACGTGCGGCTGCAGCCCGGCGAGGATCAGGCCGATTATCTCATTGTCGGCGGTGAAGATCACAAGAGTGGTGAAGCCGACGATGCCGAGATGCGTTTTCAGGCCCTCGAAGCCTGGACGCGCAACCTTATCCCTGACGTCCAGGAGGCTACCCACCGCTGGTCGGGGCAAGTTCTCGAGACCATCGACTATGCGGGTTTCATCGGCAGGAATCCGGGGAACGAGAATATCTATGTGCACACCGGCGATTCCGGCCAGGGCATGACACACGGAGTGGCGGGCGCCATGATCAACGCAGCATTGATCCTGGGCCGCGACGCCAAATGGGCCGAGGTCTACCAGCCGTCGCGCAAGACCCCTGCCGCCATCGGTAATTTCCTGAAAGAGAACCTGACCCCGGTGAAGAATTTCGCCGAATATCTCGCGCCGGGCGAATTAAATTCGGTGAGCGACTTGAGGGCCGGACACGGCGCCATCATACGGCACGGCCTCAGCAAGATCGCCGCCTATCGCGATTCTTCTGGCCAACTCTATACCCGTTCGGCCGCTTGCACGCATGTCGGCTGCCACCTGCACTGGAATTCGTTCGAGACATGCTGGGACTGCCCGTGCCACGGATCTCATTTCGCCATCGATGGGACGC
This genomic window contains:
- a CDS encoding DUF72 domain-containing protein, with protein sequence MPRVLIGTSGWHYDSWRGPFFPKGLPLKEQLKFYAGQFPTTELNGVFYRTPTPEAVKGWRAQTGSDFVFAWKASKFITHWKRLSENSVNSLELLESRLSLLGRKAGPVLFQLPPNFQANADRLASFFKLLSRKRRYSFEFRHPSWYEPSITRLLREQNISLCISDHHDAPAPWKRTADFVYVRGHGPGGRYKDHYGEAALADWARRIKSWKRQGCDVFVYFDNDQKSAAPADARRLIELM
- a CDS encoding FAD-dependent oxidoreductase yields the protein MSHFADRRSRSLWMDVVVAPNAAPLQGDRECDVVVIGAGIAGISTAYELAIEGSRVMVIDRGDIAGGMTARTTAHLGSPCDDLISAMIGIRGAELSRLFNESQAAAIDRIEEVQNKESIDCDFRRLDGYLFQALNTDSKIIEDELEAARKVGVPAHRLVGVPFSHCEQQHVLRYPRQGTFHPLKYLKGIAAIIEAKGGTFHAGTVVESIEERDDGKVVVSTGGAKVVAGAAVVATNSPIVDRFALHTKMAPYRTYAMAFSIRKGTVPDALYWDTLDPYHYVRLQPGEDQADYLIVGGEDHKSGEADDAEMRFQALEAWTRNLIPDVQEATHRWSGQVLETIDYAGFIGRNPGNENIYVHTGDSGQGMTHGVAGAMINAALILGRDAKWAEVYQPSRKTPAAIGNFLKENLTPVKNFAEYLAPGELNSVSDLRAGHGAIIRHGLSKIAAYRDSSGQLYTRSAACTHVGCHLHWNSFETCWDCPCHGSHFAIDGTPLNAPAVGPLAEVDIEDQP